The sequence GGGAGCCCACCTCCCGGGCAAAGCCCATCTCATGGGTGACCACCACCATGGTCATGCCCTCCCGGGCCAGCTCCTTCATGACGTCCAGCACCTCGCCCACCATCTCGGGGTCCAGGGCGGAGGTGGGCTCGTCAAAGAGCATCAGCTTGGGCTTCATGGCCAGGGCCCGCACGATGGCAATCCGCTGCTTCTGGCCGCCGGAGAGCTGAGCAGGGTAGGCGTCCGCCTTTTCCTCCAGGCCTACCCGGCGCAGGAGCTTAACCGCCTCGCAATCGGCCTCTTCCTGCTTCATCAGGCCGGTCCGCACCGGGGCCAGGGTGATGTTCTTTCGGATGGTCATGTTGGGAAACAGGTTGAAGTGCTGGAACACCATCCCCATCTGACGCCGGACCGCGTTGATGTCCACCTTGGGGTCGGTGATGTCGGTGCCGTCAAAGGTGATGGTCCCGGCCGTAGGCTCTTCCAGCAGGTTGAGGCAGCGCAGGAAGGTGGATTTTCCCGAGCCGGAGGGTCCAATGACCACCACCTTTTCCCCGGGATAGATGTGCTCGGAAATATCGTCCAGGACCAGGTTGGCCCCAAAGGACTTGGAGAGGTGTTTAACGTCGATCACTTTGACGCAGCCTCCTTTCCAGCTTGCCCTGGAGCCAGGTCAGAAGCATCACGATGATCAGATACATCGCCGCAATGCCCACATAGGGAAACATGTACTCATAGGTCTTTGCGCCCACCGCCTCGGCAAAGTAGACCAGTTCGGTGCCGCCGATAGCCGAGACCAAGGAGGTATCCTTAAAGAGGGTGATCAGCTCGTTGCCCAGGGCAGGCAGAATGTTCTTGAACGCCTGGGGGATGACGATAAAGCGCATGGTGTCAACGTATCCCAGCCCCAAAGATCGGCTCGCCTCGCTCTGCCCCACGTCCACGGACATGAGGCCGCCCCGGACGATCTCCGCCACATAGGCCCCCGAGTTGATCCCCAGACCCAGAATCCCCACCATGGTGTGGTTCCGGCTGGTCTTGAAAATGACAAAGCCCCAAATGAGCAGTTGGACCATCATGGGGGTGCCCCGAATGACAGTGGTATACACTTTGCACAAAGCGTTCAAAATCCCCAGCGCCAGATTCTTGCTGCCCACGCGCTGCTGGTCGTGGGCGGTACGGATCACCGCCACCAGCACGCCCAGAATGACGCCGATAACCAGGGCGGTAATGGTAAGTTCCAGGGTGATTCCCATTCCCTTAAGATAGAGCTTCCAGCGGTCCCCTTCAAGGAAGGCCCGGCTGAACCCCCTGCTGAACCAGTCCAGGAACTCTATGAACCGAGTACCCATAGACGCTCTCCTTTCTCTTCCTCAGCAGTGGAAGAAACGTGAGAAAGGCGGCTCCCGGAACGCAGCCCGGGAGTCGCCGCCTCAACGTTCCCTTTTAGTCCGCAGTGATATACCGATCCACGATGGCCTGGAAGGTACCATCCGCCTTCAGCTCAGTCATGGCGGCGTTCACCGCCTCCAGCAGGGCGGTGTTGCCCTTCTTCATGCCGATGGCGTAGTCCTCCTCCACCCAGGGGGTCTCCAGGATGGTCAGGCCCTCGTTGGCGGCCACATAGGCCTTGGCGGGCTCGTTGTCGATGATGACGCAGTCCACCTGGCCGTTCTTCAGGGCCTCCACGGCCAGAGCGCCCGTCTCATAGGCGATGACGTGGTCCTCACCGTAGCCGCCGTTCTCCGGGGTATCGGAGGCGTAGAGGTAACCGGTGGTGGCCTTCTGGCAGCCGATCATCTTCTCGCCCAGATTGTCCATGGTCACGTCGGAGCCCTCCTTGACAATGACCACCTGAATGCCGGTGGCGTAGCTGTCGGAGAAGTCCATGACCTCCTGACGGTCCGGAGTAACGGAGACGCCGGCCATGACGATATCGCTCTGGCCGTTCTGAGCGGCCAGCAGGGCGGCGTCAAACCCCATGTCGTCCACCACCAGCTCCAGGCCCAGCTTCTCGGCAATGGCGCCTGCCACCTCAACATCAATGCCCTCGAAGGTACCGTCGTCCTTCACCATCTCATAGGGAGGGAAGGCGGCGTTGGTGGACATGTGAAGCTTGCCGGCCTCCACGGTGGTCAAGCCGCTCTCGGCGGGAGCGCTGGCGGAGGGTGCGGGGGCGCTGGCGCTGGGGGAGGGAGATGCGCTGCCGCCGCCGGAGCAGGCGGCCAGCAGAGACAGGCTCATAGCCAGGCCCAGAGCCAGGCAGAGCACCTTTTTCATCTGTTTCATTCCTATCCTCTTCCTTTCAGCCTTTGGCTTTTCCTATGCGGATGATTATACAGCATCTCTCGCAAATATTCAAGCCTTTTTTCATATTACTGCAATTTTATGCAAATGCAAAGGAATATGCATGAATGTCCGTATAAAATGGTCACCCTGCATAAAGGCAAAACGAGACCGCGCCGTTCGGCGCGGTCTCGTTTTGTCGGTAAAGGCTCAGCCCTTGGTGCAGTAGCCGTAGATGAAGTAGCCCAGGGGGGTGTAGAAGGCGCCGCTGATGTCGTCGGCCATCATATACTTCTGGGTGTAGAAGTAGATGGGGCCCAGCGCCCAATCCTGACCGATGATGATGTCCTCGGCCTTGTGGAAGTAGCTCATGCGCTCGGCGGGATCAGACGTGGCCTTGGCCGCGTCGATCATGGCGTCGTACTCGGGGTTGGAGTACTGGGCGTCGTTGTTGCCGCCGCCGGTGTACCACATATCCAGGAAGGAGCAGGGATCGTTGTAGTCGGCGATCCAGCCGTTGCGGGCGATCTGGTACTCGCCCTTCTTACGGGTCTCCAGGAAGGCGTTCCACTCCTGGTTCTGGAGCTGCACGGTGACGCCCAGCTCCTCCTGCCACATCTGCTGCAGGGCCTCGCCCACGGCCTTGTGGGCGTCGGAGGTGTTATACAGGTAGGTCACGGTGGGGAAGCCCTCGCCGTTGGGATAGCCGGCCTCAGCCAGCAACTGGCGGGCCTTCTCACAGTTGGCCTGGTAGGTGGCGTCGTCCACAGGGGCGTCCCAGTAGTCGCCGCCCACGGTGCGGAAGTCATCGCCGTTGGGATCGGCGTCATAGATGCCGGCGGGCACGAAGCCGGTGGCGGGCACCTGGCCGGTCTGGGTCACCTGCTCCACAATATACTTGGAGTCGATGGCCAGAGTAAAGGCCTGGCGGACCAGGGCGTTGTCAAAGGGCGCGGCCTGGGTCTGATAGCAGACATAGTAGGTGCCAATATAATCCACGATGTTCAGCTCGCCGGAAGCCAGCAGTCCAGCGATCTCATCCACGGGCATATCCTCGATGAACTGCAGGTCGCCGGAACGGTAGGCGGCCAGCATGGAGTTCTGATCCTCCATGAGCTGGAAGGTCAGAGAGTTGGGGCCCAGGTTAGCGGCATCATAGTGGTACTCGTTGGGCACCATCTTGATGTAGGAATCATGAACCCACTCGGCCAGCTTCCAGGGGCCGTTGGAGATATAGTGGCTGGAGTTGTCGTCGGTGGTCCAGGTATCGCCATAGGCCTCAATGATGTCCTGACGGACAGGGAAGGCGGCGGGGAAGGCGCAGATCTCCAGGAAGTAGGGGCAGTCGTAGGTCAGGTTGACCACGAAGGTGCTCTCGTCGGGAGCGGAGACGCCCAGGGTGGTGGGGTCGGCCTCACCGGCGTTGACCGCGGCGTAGCCCTGCACCATGTCGATCATGTAGCAGTAATCGGCGGCGGTCAGGGGGTTGGCCAGGCGCTGCCAGGAGTACACGAAGTCGTTGGCGGTGACGGGCTGGCCGTCGGACCACTTGGCGTCGGAGCGAATCTTGAAGGTGTAGGTCACCGTGCCGTCGCCGTTGTCGGTCTTCTCATAGCTCTCGGCCTGGCCGGCCGCCAGCGCGGCGTAGTTCATGTTACCCTTTTCGTTGACGGGGTTGCCGCTGTCGACCCACTTCATCAGGCCCTCAAACATATGCTGGGTCATGATGGCGCCGTCCACGGCGGAGTTCAGAGCGGGGTCGATGGTCTGGGGCTCGGACGCGATGCACACCGCCATGTCGAAGCCCTCGGCCGGGGTGCTCTCGGCGGGAGCCGAGGCGGACGGAGAGGGCGAGGGGCTCTGAGCGCTGGTGCCGCCGCAGCCGGACAGCAGCATGCCCAGAGACATGACGCCTACCAGAGCCAGGGCAAGCAGTCTCTTACGGTTCTTCATTTCAATACCTCCTGATTGATTTTGTATCATCTATAAGCCTATGCAGGCGTGATACCGCGGGGAAAGGGCTTCTGTCCTGTCTGACAGGACAGAAAAATGGCGTATACGCCATTGACTCCTGGAAAAATCAGACTCCCGGGAGTATTGGCATTATAGCACACATGTGACGCACTTGTAAAGCAAATGTTTCAAAAGTGTTACATGGAGGTTGTCCGCAGGAGCTCCCGCCGCTTTACCCCAGCAGATGGCAGGCCGCCCAATGGCCCGGCGCGTGCTCTTTGAATTCGGGAACGGCCTGCTTGCACTTGTCCGTGGCATACGGGCACCGGGTATGGAACCGGCAGCCCGTAGGCGGGTTCATGGGAGACGGGATGTCGCCCTCCAGCACGATCCGCTGCCGCGACCGGGAGACCTCCGGGTCCGGCACCGGCACCGCAGACAGCAGCGTCTTGGTATACGGGTGCAGGGGGTGCCGGTTCAGCTCATAGCTCTCCGCCAGCTCCACCAGACAGCCCAGATACATCACGCCGATCCGGTTGGAGATGTGCCGCACCACGCTCAGGTCGTGGGCGATGAAGAGATACGTCAGGCCCAGGTCCTGCTGCATGTCCTCCAGCATGTTCACCACCTGGGACTGGATCGAAACGTCCAGCGCCGAGATGGGCTCGTCGCACACGATGAACTCCGGCTTCACCGCCAGCGCGCGGGCGATGCCCACCCGCTGCTGCTGGCCTCCGGAGAATTCGTGGGGGTAGCGGTTGGCGTGCTCCGTGTTCAGGCCCACCTGCCCCAGCAGCTCCTTGATCCGGTCGGTCCGCTCCTGCTTGCTGCCGTAGAGCTTGTGGATATCCAGGGCCTCGCCGATGATCTCTCCCACCGTCATGCGGGGGTCCAGGGAGGCCGACGGGTCCTGGAAGATGATCTGCATCTTCCGCCGGTAGGGCAGCATGTTCACCGCCACCTTCTGTCCCACCGGCTTGCCGGCAGCGTCCAGCGTCCGCTCAAAGATGGTCTCCCCATCGTAGATGATCTTGCCCGACGTGGGCTCATGCAGCCGCAGGATGGTGCGGCCCAGGGTCGTCTTGCCGCAGCCCGACTCGCCCACCAAGCCCAGCGTCTCACCGCGGTGAATAAACAGCGACACGCTCTCCACCGCCTGTACCCCGGGGCCCTTCGTCCCCTTCACCGGGAAATACTTCTTGAGGTCCTGGACCTCCAGAAGGATCTTGTTCTCACTCATGGTCCGTGCCCTCCTCTGCCTTGGTATCGGGGGCCGTCTTATCCAGCGCGCCGCCCTCGGCGCCCAGCTTTTCACCCTTCTTGCGCTCCTGCACCCGCAGCCAGCAGGCCGACCGGTGGTCCTCCCCGATCTCCACATAGGGAGGCATCTGCTTCAGGCAGATCTTCATGCAGTGCTCGCACCGCGGCGCGAACGGACACCCCTCCGGCGGGTTCAGCATGTCCACCGGCGTGCCCTCGATGGGGATCAGCCGCTCGTAGCTCTCCGCGTCCACACGGGGCATGGACCGCAGCAGCCCTACCGTATACGGATGGCTGGGCCGGTAGAAGATGTCGTCCACCGGACCCTGCTCCACGATCTTGCCGGCGTACATCACGCTCACCTTGTCGCAGATCTCCGCCACCACGCCCAGGTTATGGGTGATGAAGATGATCCCCATGTGGGTCTTCTTCTGCAGGTCCTTCATCAACTCCAGGATCTGTGCCTGGATGGTCACGTCCAGCGCCGTCGTCGGCTCGTCCGCGATCAGCAGCTTGGGGTGGCAGATCAGCCCCATGGCGATCATCACCCGCTGCCGCATGCCGCCGGAAAACTCGTGGGGGTACTGCTTCATCCGCTTGGCCACGTTGTTGATCCCCACCAGCTCCAGCATCTCCATGGCGCGCTTCGACGCGTCCTCCTTGGAGATGCTCTTGTCGTGGGCCCGCAGCGCCTCGATGAGCTGGTTGCCCACCGTATACACCGGGTTCAGGCAGGTCATGGGGTTCTGGAAGATCATGGCCACCTCCCGGCCCCGGAAGTCCGTCATCTCCTCCTTCGTCTTGGCCAGCACATCCTGGCCCTCGAAGGTGATGGACCCGCCGATCACCTTGCCCGGGGACTGCAGAAGGCCAATGATGGAGTACGCCTCCACACTCTTGCCCGAGCCTGACTCGCCCACAATGCCCATGACCTCGTCATAGTTCAGATCATAGCTGATCCCGCCGACCGCCTTCACTTCGCCCGCAGGCGTGAAGAAGGAGACCCGCAGGTCCTGGACCTCCAGCAGCTTGCCGGACTTCTGCTCCTGCGTTGTATTGATATTCGATTCCATGTCGTCTCCTCCTTCCTTATTTCTTCAGTCTCGGGTCCAGAGCGTCCCGCAGGCCGTCTCCGAACAGGTTGAAGGAGAGGATCATGACGCTGAGGATGATGGCCGGGAAAAACAGCCGGTATGGATAGGAATACATGCCCTGAAGCGCCTCCGATGCCATGGACCCCAGGCTGGTCATGGGCGCCGAAACGCCCACGCCCAGGAAGGACAGGAAGGACTCCAGGAAGATAGCGGAGGGAATTTGCAGGCAGGTGGTCACCACCAACTGCCCGATGCAGTTGGGCAGCAGGTGCCGCTTGATGATCCGGCCGCTGGAGGCGCCCAGGGCCCGGGCGGCGGTGACGTACTCCTGCTGCTTCACCTGGAGGACCTGGCCGCGGATGATGCGGCTCATGCCCACCCAGTACAGCATGCCGAAGGCCATAAACATGGAGATCAGGTTGGCCCCCATGGTGGCCACAAAGGCCGAGCCCGGCCCGCTGTAGGCCTTGATGGCCTCGCCCAGCATGGCCGACAGCAGCAGGATAACCAGCACCTCGGGGACCGAGTAGATGACCTCCACGATCCGCTGCATCACCGCGTCCACCTTGCCGCCGAAGTAGCCCGAAATGGACCCGTACGTCGCCCCGATGATGAGCACCAGCAGCGCCGCGCACACACCCACCAGCATGGACACCCGGGTGCCTACCATCACGCGCACCATGATGTCCCGCCCGAATTTATCCGTGCCGAACACGTGGGGGAACACCGACTCCCCCGCCGCCTTCCGCTCCAGCTCCTTGTTGGAGTAGCCGAACAGGTGGGTCTTGATTCCCAGCTCATGCCGCAGATAAGACTCCAGCTCGTCTCCGGACAGCACATTGCCCTCCTCGTCCGTGTAGGTGCTGGACGCCTTGGCGTTGGCGCGCACCACCGCCGCGTCCACCGCGGTAAAGGGCCTGCCCTCCGCCTCCGCCTTGGCCCGGGCCTCTTCCACGGCCTGCTCCGGGTCCTTGGTGTTCAGCGCCTCCGCCAGCTTGGCCTGGTCCTCCAGGCTCGTATGCCACGGGTGCAGGTTTTCCGCGCCCTTGTTGAACTGGTCATAGCCGTAGGGCACCACCATCGGGCCAACAAAGGCGAACAGCATGATGGCCACCAGCACGCACAGCGCCACCATGGCCACCGTGTTCTTCCGCAGCCGCCGCCACGCGTCCGCCCAGTACGACACGCTTTTGCGCTGCTGAATGAAGTCCTCCTTCTCCGCCGCGCTGGCCTTGGAGAAGTCAGAGTCGGTCAGGTCGTTCCAGTGCAGGATATCCTCCACGTCGGGCTGCAGAGAGCCAAAGCGAGGCTTGTTTTTATGGTCCGCCATTGGTCAGTCTACCCCCTTGGCCAGATTGATACGCGGGTCTACCACCTTATAAAGGATGTCCACCGCCAGATTCATCAGTACGATAAAGGTCGCCAGGAAAATGACCGTCCCCATAATCATCGGGTAGTCCAGCGCCGTGATCGACTGCACGAAGGACCGGCCCAGACCGGGGATGTTGAACACTTTCTCCACCACGAAGCCGCCGCACAGAGTAAAGGCGGTCAGGGGGCCCAGGTAAGTAATGACTGGGATCAGCGCGTTGCGCAGCGCGTGCTTGAAGATAATGGGCGCCGTCTTCAGGCCCTTGGCCCGCGCTGTCTTGATATACTCCTGGTTGATGGCGTCCAGCATGGACGACCGGGTCAGCCGCGCAATGTAGCACATGGGATACAGCCCCAGGCACAGGCACGGCAGGATATAGCCCCGGATGCCGTTGGCCTCCGAGAAGGTGTTCGGGAAGAAGTGCAGCGCCTCCACACCCCCGCAGAACACCACCATCAGCGTACTGGCCACCACAAAGGCCGGCAGCGACACGCCCAGCGTGCACACCACCCGCAGGATGCTGTCCGTCAGCTTCCCCCGCCGGTACGCCGCCAGGCACCCCAACGGCACCCCCACCAGCGTGGCCCAGGCCACCGCCACGATGCCCAGTTTGGCGGAGATGGGGAACTTCTCCATAATCATCTCCAGCACCGGCCGGTTCTTCGACATCTTGATCGACGTGCCGAAGTCTCCCTGCAGCAGGTTGCTCATGTACCGGATGTACTGCTCCGGCAGCGGCTTATCCAGCCCGTATTTCTCGTTCAGCGCGTCGATGACGCTTTGCGGCGGCGTTTTCTCCGCCAGCCACGGATTACCCGGCGCCGCGTTCATCAGGAAAAAGGTCAGCGTCGCCACCAGAAATACCGTCAGCAGCGCCATCAATACCCGTTTCACCAGATATTTTGCCATTTTTTCACTTCCTACAATTCGTTCTTTCTGTTTGGACGCTCCGCGCCCATGCCTCCACAAGCGGACAGCCGCGCACCGGACGTCTGGGCAGGGGTCCGCGGGCGGCTGTCAAAGTGTTTCCGATTTTCATATTTTATACTATTCTTACTTCTCCGTCAAGGTGTTGTGCTTTTCAAATTGATGCTAAATCCTTCATGTCCTGCAATGGTTTTCTGTTTGAAAACACAAAACCAGTCTTCTGTCCTCGTGTCAGAGGCACTTTTGAGGGCAGCGCATTTTTTGACGCTTTACATTGCAAAAGCGGCGGACCTACGCCCTTGCGTCGGTCCGCCGCTGCCCTTCCGTCCGTATGCCCGTTTCCGGCCGCCGGGGGCCTCTCAGTCGAATCCCAGGCCCATATAGCCCTTCCGCTCGTTGCGCCAAGCGGCCTCCAGCTCCGGGTTGTACCACTTGACCATGCCAAACGCCTGCAAATAGCTGCCGGGCAGCCCATCCCAGAAGGGAGGCGTGCGCAGATGATAGCGGACGGCGGGCAGCTCCCGGGCCAACAGGGCGGCCGCCCCGGCCATGGCGGGAGCTGGGATAATCAGCTCCTTGACCAGCACCGAGTCCTCGTTGAGGTATTCGGCGGCGGCGCAGCCCTGCGTGCCGTTCACGTTCAGCAGATAAAGTCCGCTGTTGGCCATCCGGGACAACCCCTCCTGGTAGCCGATGGCGCCGTCGGCATAGGAGACCCGGAAGGTCCCCTCCAACAGCCGCTCCCGCACCCGGTTATACGTCTCCGGATCGGCGGGGGCGAGGGTGTCCCCCGCGCAGTTCCGCCGGGCCATGTACTGTAGCAGCTCCACCTTCCGGGTGGCAAAGCACTCGGAGAAGCCGGCGGCGGCGAAGAAGCGGTGGAGGCTGGCCTCGGCGGGAACGATGGTGACGCAGTCCAGCTTTTTCTCCTGGAGGTAAAAATCTACATAGTTGAGGATAAACCGGCCGAAGCCCTTCTTCCGGGCCCCGGGGTGGGTGGCCAGAGCATAGATGTACGCCGAGCTGGCCTGGGCTCCGTCCGGCAG is a genomic window of Intestinimonas massiliensis (ex Afouda et al. 2020) containing:
- a CDS encoding ABC transporter ATP-binding protein, which produces MESNINTTQEQKSGKLLEVQDLRVSFFTPAGEVKAVGGISYDLNYDEVMGIVGESGSGKSVEAYSIIGLLQSPGKVIGGSITFEGQDVLAKTKEEMTDFRGREVAMIFQNPMTCLNPVYTVGNQLIEALRAHDKSISKEDASKRAMEMLELVGINNVAKRMKQYPHEFSGGMRQRVMIAMGLICHPKLLIADEPTTALDVTIQAQILELMKDLQKKTHMGIIFITHNLGVVAEICDKVSVMYAGKIVEQGPVDDIFYRPSHPYTVGLLRSMPRVDAESYERLIPIEGTPVDMLNPPEGCPFAPRCEHCMKICLKQMPPYVEIGEDHRSACWLRVQERKKGEKLGAEGGALDKTAPDTKAEEGTDHE
- a CDS encoding transporter substrate-binding domain-containing protein; translation: MKQMKKVLCLALGLAMSLSLLAACSGGGSASPSPSASAPAPSASAPAESGLTTVEAGKLHMSTNAAFPPYEMVKDDGTFEGIDVEVAGAIAEKLGLELVVDDMGFDAALLAAQNGQSDIVMAGVSVTPDRQEVMDFSDSYATGIQVVIVKEGSDVTMDNLGEKMIGCQKATTGYLYASDTPENGGYGEDHVIAYETGALAVEALKNGQVDCVIIDNEPAKAYVAANEGLTILETPWVEEDYAIGMKKGNTALLEAVNAAMTELKADGTFQAIVDRYITAD
- a CDS encoding peptide ABC transporter substrate-binding protein; translated protein: MKNRKRLLALALVGVMSLGMLLSGCGGTSAQSPSPSPSASAPAESTPAEGFDMAVCIASEPQTIDPALNSAVDGAIMTQHMFEGLMKWVDSGNPVNEKGNMNYAALAAGQAESYEKTDNGDGTVTYTFKIRSDAKWSDGQPVTANDFVYSWQRLANPLTAADYCYMIDMVQGYAAVNAGEADPTTLGVSAPDESTFVVNLTYDCPYFLEICAFPAAFPVRQDIIEAYGDTWTTDDNSSHYISNGPWKLAEWVHDSYIKMVPNEYHYDAANLGPNSLTFQLMEDQNSMLAAYRSGDLQFIEDMPVDEIAGLLASGELNIVDYIGTYYVCYQTQAAPFDNALVRQAFTLAIDSKYIVEQVTQTGQVPATGFVPAGIYDADPNGDDFRTVGGDYWDAPVDDATYQANCEKARQLLAEAGYPNGEGFPTVTYLYNTSDAHKAVGEALQQMWQEELGVTVQLQNQEWNAFLETRKKGEYQIARNGWIADYNDPCSFLDMWYTGGGNNDAQYSNPEYDAMIDAAKATSDPAERMSYFHKAEDIIIGQDWALGPIYFYTQKYMMADDISGAFYTPLGYFIYGYCTKG
- a CDS encoding ABC transporter permease; amino-acid sequence: MADHKNKPRFGSLQPDVEDILHWNDLTDSDFSKASAAEKEDFIQQRKSVSYWADAWRRLRKNTVAMVALCVLVAIMLFAFVGPMVVPYGYDQFNKGAENLHPWHTSLEDQAKLAEALNTKDPEQAVEEARAKAEAEGRPFTAVDAAVVRANAKASSTYTDEEGNVLSGDELESYLRHELGIKTHLFGYSNKELERKAAGESVFPHVFGTDKFGRDIMVRVMVGTRVSMLVGVCAALLVLIIGATYGSISGYFGGKVDAVMQRIVEVIYSVPEVLVILLLSAMLGEAIKAYSGPGSAFVATMGANLISMFMAFGMLYWVGMSRIIRGQVLQVKQQEYVTAARALGASSGRIIKRHLLPNCIGQLVVTTCLQIPSAIFLESFLSFLGVGVSAPMTSLGSMASEALQGMYSYPYRLFFPAIILSVMILSFNLFGDGLRDALDPRLKK
- a CDS encoding ABC transporter permease; translated protein: MAKYLVKRVLMALLTVFLVATLTFFLMNAAPGNPWLAEKTPPQSVIDALNEKYGLDKPLPEQYIRYMSNLLQGDFGTSIKMSKNRPVLEMIMEKFPISAKLGIVAVAWATLVGVPLGCLAAYRRGKLTDSILRVVCTLGVSLPAFVVASTLMVVFCGGVEALHFFPNTFSEANGIRGYILPCLCLGLYPMCYIARLTRSSMLDAINQEYIKTARAKGLKTAPIIFKHALRNALIPVITYLGPLTAFTLCGGFVVEKVFNIPGLGRSFVQSITALDYPMIMGTVIFLATFIVLMNLAVDILYKVVDPRINLAKGVD
- a CDS encoding amino acid ABC transporter ATP-binding protein codes for the protein MIDVKHLSKSFGANLVLDDISEHIYPGEKVVVIGPSGSGKSTFLRCLNLLEEPTAGTITFDGTDITDPKVDINAVRRQMGMVFQHFNLFPNMTIRKNITLAPVRTGLMKQEEADCEAVKLLRRVGLEEKADAYPAQLSGGQKQRIAIVRALAMKPKLMLFDEPTSALDPEMVGEVLDVMKELAREGMTMVVVTHEMGFAREVGSRVLFMDGGHILEQNTPAEFFASPKEPRTIEFLSKVL
- a CDS encoding GNAT family N-acetyltransferase — its product is MIEIRPARPGEETRQKELWKLSFGDDDAYIDYFYTHRPAGVETLVLLEDGALETMVALFPVTLSLPDGAQASSAYIYALATHPGARKKGFGRFILNYVDFYLQEKKLDCVTIVPAEASLHRFFAAAGFSECFATRKVELLQYMARRNCAGDTLAPADPETYNRVRERLLEGTFRVSYADGAIGYQEGLSRMANSGLYLLNVNGTQGCAAAEYLNEDSVLVKELIIPAPAMAGAAALLARELPAVRYHLRTPPFWDGLPGSYLQAFGMVKWYNPELEAAWRNERKGYMGLGFD
- a CDS encoding amino acid ABC transporter permease; this encodes MGTRFIEFLDWFSRGFSRAFLEGDRWKLYLKGMGITLELTITALVIGVILGVLVAVIRTAHDQQRVGSKNLALGILNALCKVYTTVIRGTPMMVQLLIWGFVIFKTSRNHTMVGILGLGINSGAYVAEIVRGGLMSVDVGQSEASRSLGLGYVDTMRFIVIPQAFKNILPALGNELITLFKDTSLVSAIGGTELVYFAEAVGAKTYEYMFPYVGIAAMYLIIVMLLTWLQGKLERRLRQSDRR
- a CDS encoding ABC transporter ATP-binding protein; this encodes MSENKILLEVQDLKKYFPVKGTKGPGVQAVESVSLFIHRGETLGLVGESGCGKTTLGRTILRLHEPTSGKIIYDGETIFERTLDAAGKPVGQKVAVNMLPYRRKMQIIFQDPSASLDPRMTVGEIIGEALDIHKLYGSKQERTDRIKELLGQVGLNTEHANRYPHEFSGGQQQRVGIARALAVKPEFIVCDEPISALDVSIQSQVVNMLEDMQQDLGLTYLFIAHDLSVVRHISNRIGVMYLGCLVELAESYELNRHPLHPYTKTLLSAVPVPDPEVSRSRQRIVLEGDIPSPMNPPTGCRFHTRCPYATDKCKQAVPEFKEHAPGHWAACHLLG